In Microbulbifer elongatus, the DNA window TCTTGTGGGTTTCTTCTCGGTCATCTGACCCTCTGGTCTCACATCGCTCAACTCGGCTTGAGAGGGATTTTACACTAGGCAGTTTACTTTTTGCGATTCCGGATTACACTACACTGTATAGTTTACTTTTTGGGTTGATCCTCATTTCATCATGAAAGCGCATTGGTTGGTAATTACAGGGGTAATCGTTATGGCTGTCAGTCTGTTCAAAGGCTGTTCCTCCGCACCGCAGAAGTTTTACAGCCCGGGCATGGATGCCAGTGCCGGGGCGAGCAACCTGTGGGAAATCACCAAGATGTATCTGCGCGCGGAACGCAAAGCGCCCACACCCACTGCGCCGCTCCCCATGCGAGACATTTCCGTGGCGGAACTGGCCGAGCCGGAATCGGAAGCGAAGGTTTATCGATTGGGGCATTCCAGTGTGTTGATCCGTATGGACGGTGAAACGGTGCTTGCCGATCCCGTATTCAGTGAGCGCGCATCGCCGATGCAGTGGGCGGGCCCCAGGCGTTTTCACCCGCTGCCGTTTGAACTGTCGTCGCTACCGCAGATCGCGGCGGTGGTGATCAGTCATGATCATTACGACCACCTGGACAAGGCCAGCATTCTGGCGTTGGATGAAAAAGTCGGTCAGTACCTGGTGCCGTTGAAAGTGGGCGATCACCTGCGCCGCTGGGGAATTGCTGATGGCAAAATTGTCGAGCTCGACTGGTGGCAATCACACACCGTCGGCACACTGAGATTTACCGCTACCCCGGCCCAGCATTTTTCCGGGCGCAGTCTGGGGGACCGGGATGAAACCCTCTGGGCCGGTTGGGCGATCGCCGGGCGGGATACCAATATTTTCTTCAGTGGCGACAGTGGTTACTTTGACGGGTTTCGAGAAATCGGCGAACGGCTGGGGCCATTTGATCTGACCCTGATCGAAACCGGCGCCTACAACGACTTGTGGAGCAAGATCCATATGCTGCCGGAGCAGAGTGTGCAGGCCCATCAGGACCTGCGTGGCCGGGCGATGATTCCCATCCACAACAGCACCTTCGACCTGGCCCTGCACGACTGGTTCGAGCCGATGGAGCGCGCCGCGGCCGCGGCCTGGGAGAAGAGCGTGCGGATGATTACTCCGGTAATTGGTGCGCCGGTTGCGATCAAGAATCCTCAGGTGATGGATTACTGGTGGCAGGAAGTTATGGCACCAGAGTCCTCCCCGATGCCACCTGAAAACGGATCAGAACCAGGCATGTAGTCCGATCACCCATAGGGTTTCACTGACCGATTCCCCCTCCTGCCGTGCGAAGTCTGCGGTATTGCCGAATTTCTTTTCGTAGTTCACGCCGATATAGGGCGCGAACTGCGGGGTGAATTCGTAGCGCAAGCGCAGGCCGGCTTCGATATCGGAAAGGCCGGAGCCGGTGTGCTGTTCGGGAGAATTCTGGCCGAAGAAATTCACTTCGATTTCCGGGCTCAGGATCCACTGCTGGGTAAGCAGCAGTTCGTACTCCGCCTCTACGCGAAACGCGCTTTCACCGTCTTCACCGATAAACAGTGAAGTGTCCACTTCGAAAAAGTAGGGCGCCAAGCCATTCAGGGCAATAACGCCCCAGTTGCGGCTGTCGGTTTCCAGCTCGAAGTCGTGGCGCGCACCCAGCTGCAGATCCCAGTAGGGGGCGATGGCGCGGCTGTACAGTGCTTGTAACTCGGCCTTCTCTGTCTCCCCTTCTTCCCGTTCAACCTCAGTTTTCAGCCACAGTTTATTGAAGTCGCCGCCAAACCACAGGCTGCCTTCCAGTGCGCTGCCATCGTGCTCGCGCGCTTCCAGCTGGTCGATGGTGACCTTGGTCAGCAACACCTCGTGATCCATTACGTGATCCGGCTGGTTCGGCGCATGTTCCAGGTTCGATACGGCTGGTGCCGGCGAACGGTCGTGATGATCGTGTTGCATGTGGTGATGCTGATGTTCGTCTTGATCAGCGAGGGCGCAGGCGGGAGCGATCGCAGCCACCAACAAAAAGTTTTTCATTGACCTCATCGTTAAACCACCCTCACTTCGCGGAACATCCCCGGCATGTGATACAGCAGATGGCAGTGGTAGGCCCAGCGACCGTAGGCGTCCGCGGTTACCAGGTAGTTGATGGTGGAACCGGGTTGCACGAGTACCGTGTGCTTGCGCGGAATATACTCCGGGTCACCGGTTTCCAGTTCACTCCACATGCCGTGCAGGTGAATGGGGTGGGTCATCATGGTGTCGTTCACCAGGGTGATTCGCAGGCGCTCGCCGTACTTCAGAATCAACGGTTCGGCATTGGCGAACTTGACCCCGTCCATGGACCACATATAGCGCTCCATATTACCGGTGAGATGCAGCTGGATTTCCCGCTGCGGCTCGCGCCGGTCGATGGTGGGGGTGAGGTTGCGGATATCCGCGTAGGTGAGCACGCGGCGGCCGTAGCGGCTCTGGTGATCGCGCAGGCCGATACCCGGGTCGCCCAAGCCATTCGCCGGCATATCCGCGCGCATATCGACACCGGGGCCGTACTCGCTGGCGTGGTGTCGCACCGGCGCGTTGCTGCCGAAGCCGGAACGGCCGAGGCCGCTGGTTTTTCCCGGCATCTGGTGGCCGGCGTGCTGGCCCATGTGCTGGCTGTGATCCATGGCGCTCATATCGTGGCCAGAGTGATCCATGCCGTTCATGCTGCCCATGTCGTGGCCGCTGTGGTCCATGCCACTCATACCGCCCATATCATGGCCGGAATGATCCATGCCCATATCTCGATGGGTCAGCACCGGGGCGTAGTCCATGTACGGTACTTCGGCGCGCAACTCCGGATGCGGCGTTAGGGTGCCGCGTGCATAGCCGCTGCGGTCGATGGTCTGGGCGAACAGGGTGTAGGCGCGATCGTCTGCGGGCTCCACCACCACGTCATAGGTTTCCGCCACGCCGATGCGGAATTCGTCCACGCTCACCGGTTCGATGTTCTGTCCGTCGCTCGCCACCACGGTCATTTTCAGCCCCGGAATGCGGATATCGAAAATCGACATGGCGGAGCCATTGATAAAGCGCAGGCGAACCTTTTCCCCCCGCTTGAACTGCGCCATAAAGTTGGCGTCCGGCGTCTGCCCGTTCATCAGATAGGTGTAGGTGTAACCGGTGACGTCGGAGATGTCGCGGTCGGACATGCGCATCTCGTTCCACATCTTGCGGTCCCGCCAGGTCTGGGCCACGCCTTTGTGGCGAATCTCCTCCCACAGGTCGCCGGCGGTGCGACGGCGGCGGTTGTAGTAGTGGCCTTCTTTTTTCAGTTTGGCGTAGATGTCATGGGGGGAGTCATCGCTCCAGTCGGTCAGCAGGATCACGTGATCGCGATCATAGGCGACCGGGTCCGCTTCGGCGGGGTCGATCACGATGGCGCCGTAGTGGCCCTGTTGCTCCTGAAAATCCGAGTGGCTGTGATACCAGTAGGTGCCAGACTGGGTAATCGGGAACTGGTAGGTGAAGGTTTCCCCGGGGCGAATGCCGTCAAAGCTGAGCCCGGGTACGCCGTCCATATTGCTCGGCAGGATCAGTCCGTGCCAGTGGATGGAGGTGTCGTGGGCGAGGCGGTTGGTGACATTGATGGTGACGGTGTCCCCTTCCTTCCAGCGCAGTACCGGTGCCGGCACTCCGCCATTGACCGCGACTGCGGTGCGCTCGCGGCCGGTGAAATTGACCGGCAGATAGTTCACCTGCAGATCAAAGCGATTGCCTTGCAAAACCTGAGGTAGAGGATTGGCCGTCTGTGCCGCGGACTCGCGGCTCGCGGGCAGTCCCGCAAGCGCGGCACCGACGGCCATACCGGTGACAAAACGCCGCCGGGAGATCGGCAGCGTGGTGACGGACGGATCAAAAAAATGCTTCATTGCGCGACTCAGAACTGTTGCTCGGCGTTTTCGATACGGGCGTAGACACTGTGCCCGCCGTCCTTATGCAGCAGCACTACGTCATAGGGGGTGAAGCGGTCGCCCACTTCCATGCCCGGGCTGCCAAGCGGCATGGCCGGAACCGCGAGGCCACGGGCGTTGGCCGGTGGGTTCTGCAGAAATTGGCGGATAAATTTGGCCGGTACGTGCCCCTCAAAAACATAGTTATTGTCGGAAACACTGGTGTGGCAGGACTGGAATTCCGGGGCGATATCGAAGCGCTTCTTCACTCCGTTCAGGTCATCCACATCCTTTGCGTCCACCGCAAAGCCCTGCTCGTTGGCGTGATCCACCCACAGTTTGCAGCAGCCACAGGTGGCGGATTTGTACGTGGTCAGCGCGATGGACGGTTGAGTAGAAGTTGCTTCGGCTGCCGGGTTTGATGCGGCGTTCTGGGTCTGTTGCGCGCGGTCGCAACCGGCACTGAGCAGGGCTGCGCCCAGCAGTAATGCGGTAATCATTTTCACGGTACTGGTCTCTCAAAAAAGTTGGAATGCGATCGGTAACCGGATTTCCGGCGAGGGATCGGATTGTCTGGAAATCAACAGAGAGGCAGCATGCGCCAGCGGTGGGCGCACCTGTCCTGTGTCAGGCAGGAATGGGTGGGCGAATATCGGATTCCGGGGCAGGAGAAGAGTCCAGCGGCCGGTAGGCAGTAGAAGATAGATTGCAGATAAGGAATTCGGTGTCTGCCGCCGTGGTAGGCAAGGCGCTGGCACAGTGGCCAGGGCAGCAGCTGCAAGCCTGGTCACAGTCGTGTGGCGCGCCCGTGGCAGAGGCATCCTCGCAGGCGCCATTGCTGCAGTGAGCAACTTCCGCGGGCTGGTGATGCTTGGGGGAGGAAATACTGTGGCTGACTTCGGCGACCGGCATTTCGACCTGTTCGTCCTCATGGCACGGCTGCGCCAGCGCTTCGCCACCAAGGGCAAGCAGTGCGAGCAGCAGGTATGTGCGGAAGACGTTGGTCATTGTGCTGGTTGAGTGAAATTTATCCGACGGGAATCTTAGGTGGGAATACCCGCGCGTGCAAGTCGACGCCCTTGGTGACTCAGTCGGGAAGGCCCCGCAGGATACGCTCCTGAGAGATCTCGCCAATTCCGCCATCAGTGCCTGCGACCGCCAGGTGCAGGTGGCTTGCGTCCGGCAGCGGCAGCATGGCGTAGTGAAACTGCCAGGGCTCGGCAGCGCCCGGGAGGTCGTCGGCGAACTGGATACCCTGCCCCAGATGGAACCCTGCCAGATTAATGCGGGAGAGCCCTTCCGAGATACCGGTACCGCGACCTTTGAAGAACGCTTCTTTCATAGTCCACAGGCGGTAAAAGTGCACGGGTAACAGTTCAGGTGGTGAGGCTGCTAGCAGCGACCGTTCGTCCGGGTGAAAATAGTGATTGGCGATACCCAGGAAGTCGCGCTTCCGTACCGGTTGTTCGATATCCACACCGATATCCGCCTCACAACTTACTGTGAGCGCAATCCACTGGCCGCTGTGGCTGAGACTGAAGCGGAGTTCGGGCACATCAAGAAGTTGCGGCTTGCCGGACTCCGCAATTTCAAACTGAAGGCTCTCTGGCGACTCCCCACTGATGCTCCCGAGGACCCGGCGCATCAGTGCGCGACTCAACAGGAAGCGATAACGGGCTTCCTCACTCCTGTAGCGTTCCCGCCGCGTGCGCTCGTCGTTGCTCAGCAGAGTTTCAAGGGCTCGGGCATCGTCACTGCCCGAGGGAATATCGTTGATATGTAAAAGCCAGACTGCCGGTAAGGTCATAGCGCAAAAAAATCAGAAACTGTGAAGTCATGCTAATCCCTGACTGGGAGGGCTGCCAGTGCTTTGAGTATTCTGGTGTTATTTGATAGTTTTGCTGGCTCTAGGGGCCTGTGATCAAGCCTCTCTTTTATGACGGTTTTTGCCACATGCCAACATTCTCCATTAATGCCCTGTTTGGCTATCTGCTGTTGACGCTGCTGGTGATCCAGCAGGCGACGGCGTGCTATGAGGGCCATGGAGATTTGGCAGAGCCAGTTGCAAACGCGGTCGTGACGCAATCGCTGGTGGACTGTAGTGATTCAGACAGCGGCAGTCCCTGTGATGCAGCGGAGCTGGCCGGGCTGGATCAGGAGTGCAATCACTGCTGCCACTGTCATGCCGGCACCAGCCTGTGCCTGCCTGCAGGGCACTATGCGCAGTGGCCTATTCCCGGTATACGCTGGCTCGCTACTATAGACAGCACCTTTCCTCGCGAGATTATCTCCGCCCTCTACCGACCTCCCATTGCCTGAGTGAACTGAAAATTCCGCGGATTCGACGCGCATCCGCGCACCGAACTTCAACCCTCACTCGGGAATTGTTTTATGTCTTTTCTTGCGACACCCGGTTACCGGTGTCTGTGTGCTACTGCACGTGTGCTGTTTGTAATCGCAGCATGCATTCCACTGTTATGCGCCCCCGTACAGACCGCTTTTGCCCGGGACCGCGATGCGCGGCCGTCGATCACCCTGTCGGAGGCCATCGCCAGAACGCTGAATCTCCACCCCTCGCTCGCGGTCTTTGACTACCGCAAGCAGTCCCTGGATGGCCGCGCACAAACGGCGGATCTGCGCCCCGCGCTCAACCTGGATATGGAGCTTGAGAATTTCGCAGGCACCGATGGCAGCGAAAATACGGAGATTACTGTCGGCCTGTCTTCGGTTATCGAACTGGGAGGTAAACGCAATGCCCGCGGAGCAGTGGTCGCCAGCGAGCGGCGACTGATGAATCTGGAGCGTGAAATCCAGGCGTTGGATCTGCTCGGCGAGGTGACCCGGCGCTATGTTCAGGTGCTCTCGGTCTCCGAACGTGTGGCGCTGGCAAAAGACACCGCGCAGCTGGCGGAGGGCGCTCTGGCTTCGGTGACGGCGCGGGTTCGCGCCGGGGCCGCTCCCACTGCAGAGAAGCTGCGCGCATCAGCGGCGCTTTCCCGTGCACAGCTACAGCAGCAGCGTCTGGAAAAGCAATTGCAGGCGGAGCGGATCGCGCTGGCGGCCATGTGGGGGGAGGCAAATGGGGGCTTCTCTGTAGCTGGAGGGCAGTTGTACCGGATGCCGCAGGTCGGCGATTTCCAGAATTATCTCGCCCGCGCGGAGCAGAATCCCCTGCTGATGCGCTTCGCTTCCGAGGCGCGCGTGCAGCAGGCGCAGCTGCGACTGGCAAGCAGCGCGGCCCGCGCCGATGTGAGTTGGGGTTTGGGAGTGCGCCAGAGCAATGAGACCGACAGTACCTCCCTGGTAGCGGGGCTCAGTGTGCCGCTGTTCAGTGGCCGTCGCGCCCGGGGGGAAATTGCCAGCGCCCGCGCCGCCCTGCAGGGTACCGCCGCGCGTGAGGATACTGCGCGTTTGCAGCTGTATACCCAGCTGTATCGTGCTTATGCGGATCGCGCCCAGGCGGTGCAGTCCGTGCGACGCCTGCGAGAGGAGATCATTCCCACGCTGACCCGCGCCATGGGGGAAACCGAGACCCTGTATCGCGCCGGTCGCTACTCCTATCAGGACTGGGTGGCGGCGAGGGAAGAGTTACTCGATGCCCGCAGCGCACTCATTGACAACGCTACTCGGGCGCTGCTGGCGGGGGCTGAGATGGAACAGCTTACCGCGGCACCACTTCTCGCTAATAACCCTGTGTCCTCGGCTGCACCAGCGACAGTGAATGAAAAATGACTTCAGGTAACACCATGTTCAAGACAGTACATATTGCCGTATTTTTACTCGCACTTTCGGCTGCGGGTTGGGCCAGCGATGACCATCATCATGAAGAAGATCATCACGAAGAAGGTCATCATGACGAAAGCGTGGTAGAGCTTTCCGATACCACACTTGCCCGCGCCGGTGTTGCCGTTGCTACGGCTGGAGCCAGAGCAATCGAGTCCACCATTACTCTCTACGGAAAACTACAACCGGAGCCCACCGCGATCAGCCATATTCGCGCGCGCTATCCCGGCCTGGTCTCCAGAATTGCCGTCAGTATTGGCGACCCGGTCAAGAAAGGCCAGTTACTCGCATCCATCAATTCCAATGAAAGTCTGCAGGAGTACACACTGCGCGCCCCCTTTGACGGAGTCGTGATTGAAAAGCACGCGGGTCCCGGGGAGTTTGTCAGTGAACAGGTGCTGTTTACGGTCGCGGATTACAGCAAACTGTGGGCCGACCTGCAGGCATTTCCCGAACGCCTTGGCCGTGTGCAACGTGGGCAACCGGTAGAAATCATTGCCGGTGAGCAGTCGTACCGGGGTGCGATTGGAAATTTGGTGCCCGCTGCAAACGGTGCGCCTTTTCGGCGTGTGCGGGTACCGCTGGATAACCATAATGGCAGTTGGTCGTCAGGGATTTTCGTCCGCGGCCGAGTAACCGTCGATGAAAAACCTGTAGCGATCGCTATCGACAATCGCGCATTGCAGACTCTGGAAGGTGAACCAGTAATTTTTGTCGAAACCAGACCTAACCACTTTGAAGCGCGCCCGGTGCGCCTTGGGTTGCGCGGAAGCGAATTCAGTGAAGTGCTGGGCGGCATCCAGGCGGGTGAGCGCTACGTGGCGGAAAATAGCTATCTGATCAAGGCCGAATTGAAAAAGTCGGCCGCCGGCCACGCGCATTGAGGGTATTTCGCATGATTGAATCCATATTGCGCTTTGCCATCGAGCGCCGCGTGCTGGTGCTTTTCAGCAGTCTGATTATCGTTGCCCTGGGATTGTGGAGTTATCAGCGACTGCCTATCGACGCGGTGCCGGACATTACCAATGTCCAGGTGCAGATCCTTACCGAAGCGCCGGGTTATTCACCTCTTGAATCGGAGCAACGGGTCACTTATCCGGTGGAAACCGCACTGGCGGGGCTGCCACAACTTGAATATACCCGCAGCCTATCACGCTACGGCCTGTCCCAGGTCACCGCGGTGTTTCGCGAAGGCACCGACATCTACTTTGCTCGCAACCTGATCGCCAACCGCCTCACCTCCATTCGCAGCCAGCTGCCCGCAGGGCTGGAACCCACCATGGGCCCTATCGCTACCGGCCTCGGGGAAATTTTTCTGTACACGGTCAGCGCGGCGGAGGATGCACGACAGCCGGATGGAGCGTCCTACGACAGTACCGCATTGCGGGAAATCCAGGACTGGATCATCAAACCGCAGCTGGCGCTGGTGCCAGGAGTGACCGAGGTAAATGCCATCGGCGGGTTCCGCAAACAATTTCATGTCACACCGGATCCGCAAAAGTTGCTGACGTTTGGCGTCACTATGGCGGATGTGATTGCGGCACTGCAGCGCAGTAACCAGAACCGCGGGGCCGGTTTTGTAGAAGTTGGAGGAAATCAGTTACTGGTGCGCTCTCCTGGCCAATTGAAGTCGATTACCGATATTGAAAGTGTCGTCGTGAAATCGGCCGGAGGTCGCGAGCGCGATGAATTCCTGGCTCCGATCACCGTTGCCGATATTGGTAGCGTTGCGATTGGCCGGGAATTGAGAACTGGCGCTGCCACGGAAAACGGTCGCGAAACCGTACTGGGAACGGTGATGATGTTGCTGGGCGAAAATTCGCGCACCGTAGCGGCCGATCTCGGGGAAGCGCTGCAGAAAGTACAGCACTCGCTACCTGAGGGTGTGAAGGTCGAGGCCGTCTACGACCGCACGCGTCTGGTAGACCGCGCCATCAATACCGTTCAGAAAAATCTTCTGGAAGGCGCACTTCTGGTGATCGCGGTGTTATTTCTGATGTTGGGAAATCTCCGTGCCGCATTGATCACTGCCGCGGTGATCCCTCTGGCGATGCTCGCCACACTCACCGGAATGCTGGGTGCCGGTATCTCCGCAAATCTGATGAGCCTCGGTGCGTTGGATTTCGGGTTGATAGTCGACGGTGCGGTAATCATCGTGGAAAACGCTACCCGGCGTCTGGCGCAGGCCAGTCACGGCCGCGATTCGGAGCTTCCGCTCAGGCAGCGTCTGGACATAGTGTATACCGCCACCAATGAAGTTATCCGGCCCAGTGTGTTGGGAGTGCTGATTATTACTTTGGTGTATATACCCCTGTTTTCGCTCACCGGCGTGGAGGGCAAGATGTTCCACCCGATGGCGGCCACGGTGGTGATGGCGCTACTCGCGGCCATGGTGTTCTGTTTTACCCTGGTGCCGGCGGCGGTGGCGGTTTTCCTGCGTGGGAACATTCGTGAGCGGGAAAATGTCGTGGTGCGCAGTCTGACAGCCCTGTACAAGCCGATACTGACAGTCGCCTTGCAACTGCGCTGGCTGGTAGTTTCTGTAGCGCTGCTACTGGTAGTGTTCTGTGGTTGGCTTGCCACCACCCTGGGTTCCGAGTTTGTACCGCAACTGAACGAAGGCGACATTGCCACCCACGCTCTGCGCATCCCCGGTACGGGTCTGGAACAGGCGGTGAAAATGCAGAAAGAGCTGGATGTGTCGCTGGGTAATGTGCCAGAAGTCGCGCGGGTATTTTCCCGTATTGGTACCCCGGAAGTCGCCACCGATCCGATGCCACCCAATGTGGCGGATACGTTCATTACCCTGAAACCGCAATCGGAATGGCCCGACCCGAAGCTACGCCGCGAGGAGTTGATCGAGCGCTTGAAGGCCGCGATTGAGGTGGTTCCGGGAAATAACTACGAATTCACCCAGCCGATCGAAATGCGTTTCAATGAACTGATTTCCGGGGTGCGCGCAGATCTGGCGGTGAAACTCTACGGAGATAATCTCGCGCAGTTGCGTCGTTCCGCCGGAGAGATTCTTGCGCAGGTGCAGCAGGTCGAGGGTGCGGCTGATGCCCGTCTGGAGCAGGTGGAGGGGCTGCCGGTGCTGTCGATTACCCCGCGACGCATGTCGCTCGCCCAGTATGGAATGGGCGTGCAAACTCTACAGGACTACGTGGCGACAGCCATCGGAGGCACCAGCGCGGGGTTGATGTACTCTGGTGATCGTCGCTTCGAATTGATGGTGCGGTTGCCGGAGGACATTCGGCAGAATATCGGCGAGCTTTCTTCTCTGCCTGTTCCGCTTGCCCAAGGTGGATTTGTGCCGTTGGAAGAAGTTGCCGACTTGAAATGGACAGAATCACCGGCACAAGTGAGCCGGGAAAACGGAAAGCGGCGGCTGGTGGTTACCGCCAACGTGCGCGGGCGCGACCTGGGATCATTTGTGCAGGCCGTGCAGGAACGGGTTGAATCGGAGGTGGAAATACCCGCGGGCTATTGGCTTGATTACGGTGGCACCTTCGAGCAACTGCAATCCGCCGCCGATCGGCTTTCCATTGTGGTGCCGGTAACACTGTTGATGATCCTGCTGTTGTTGATGGTGGCGTTCAGCTCTCTGCGCGATGCACTGATTATTTTTACCGGGGTACCCCTGGCACTCACCGGTGGTGTGCTGGCGTTGTGGCTGCGGGATATGCCGCTATCGATTTCTGCCGGGGTCGGCTTTATCGCGCTCTCAGGCGTGGCGGTGTTGAACGGTCTGGTAATGCTGTCGTTTATTCGTGAGCGCTGGCGAGAGAGTGGTGAGCTGTACACCTCCATAGTGGATGGTGCCATGCTGCGGCTGCGCCCGGTGTTGATGACGGCGCTGGTGGCGAGCCTGGGTTTTGTGCCGATGGCGCTCAATACCGGAACCGGTGCGGAGGTACAGCGTCCGCTGGCGACAGTGGTGATTGGAGGAATTATTTCCTCCACACTGCTCACCCTGCTTGTACTGCCTGTGTTGTACCGATGGGTGCATGAGAGATCCCGTAAATTTTCCCCTGCGGCAGTGGAAGGGTAGAATTGTCGACTTTCTGGGGCCCCTTGTCTGAGGGCCAAGGCTTAGCTTCGTGCCGCAGTGCTACCGGATACTGCGAGGTAGCCTCGCTTACGAAGCCCTAAAGTTTTCGAGAAGGTGTCGATATCGGGTGTGAACTTCTGAGACCTTCCGCGAGAGGGGCCTCGCGGAAGAGCCCCCATGGATGGGTTCACGGCGTGTCTCAGAAGTTCACACCCGATAGCGGCATCGCCACAGCACTAAAAAAGCGCTAATACCACCGCACCCTGAACAGAGAGAAAACCTTGGCCAAAAAATCCAAAACCGCGTTTGTCTGCAATGAGTGCGGAGCTGATTACACAAAATGGGCGGGGCAGTGTAATGCCTGTGGGGCCTGGAACAGCCTGAGTGAAGTGCGGCTGGGGCCTGCGCATACCGATAGCCGCGCGGCGAATTTCACCGATGCACAGGCGGGCTACGCGGGTGCCGCGGGGCAGGGCAAGGTACAGAAGCTTTCCGAGATTGATCTCAGTGAACTGCCCCGGATTCCTACCAACGCCAGTGAACTGGATCGGGTACTGGGCGGTGGTTTGGTGCCGGGTTCGGTAGTGTTGATCGGTGGTCATCCCGGTGCGGGTAAGTCCACCGTACTGTTGCAGACCCTGTGTCACCTCTCGCAGAAGCTACCCGCTCTGTATGTAACAGGGGAGGAGTCCCTGCAGCAGGTGGCCATGCGCGCTAAGCGATTGGGGCTGCCCGCAGATCATCTGCAGATGCTGTCGGAAACCAATGTCGAGCAGATCTGCCTCACCGCCGGTGAGGTGAAGCCCAAGGTGATGGTGGTGGACTCCATTCAGGTCATGCATATGGCGGAGGTGCAGTCTGCACCCGGTTCCGTGGCGCAGGTGCGCGAGAGTGCGGCGTATCTGACGCGCTTTGCCAAGCAGACCGGAACCGCATTGATTCTGGTGGGCCATGTTACCAAAGACGGCACCCTTGCCGGACCCAAAGTCCTCGAGCACATCATCGACTGCTCCATCATGCTCGAGGGTACCCACGACTCCCGCTTCCGCACCCTGCGCGCGCACAAAAACCGCTTTGGCGCGGTAAATGAGCTGGGCGTGTTTGCGATGACCGAACAGGGTCTCAAGGAAGTCTCCAACCCCTCCGCGATCTTCCTGCAGCGCGCCGATGAAATCGCCGCGGGTTCGGTGGTGACTTCTGTGTGGGAAGGTACTCGCCCGCTACTGGTGGAGCTACAGGCACTGGTGGACGACAGCAGCCTCGGTAACCCGCGCCGTGTCGCCGTCGGGTTGGATCAAAACCGCCTGAATATGCTGCTGGCAGTGCTGCACCGCCACGGTGGGGTACTGGTGGGCGATCAGGATGTGTTTATCAATGTGGTGGGCGGTGTAAAGGTGATGGAAACCAGCGCCGACCTGACGCTGCTGATGGCCGTGGTTTCGAGCTTCCGCAATCGCACCCTGGACCGGGATCTGATGATTTTTGGTGAGGTCGGTCTGGCTGGTGAAATTCGCCCGGTACCTTCTGGTCAGGAACGGCTGAGAGAAGCGGCCAAACATGGCTTCCGCAAGGCGATTGTTCCGGCCGCAAACCGGCTTAAAACCGATATTGAAGGTTTGCAGGTAATTCCGGTGAAAAGTCTATCCGAAGCTCTAAATGCTTTGGATATGGCTTAAGTGTCAGTCGGGGTATTA includes these proteins:
- a CDS encoding efflux RND transporter periplasmic adaptor subunit; this encodes MFKTVHIAVFLLALSAAGWASDDHHHEEDHHEEGHHDESVVELSDTTLARAGVAVATAGARAIESTITLYGKLQPEPTAISHIRARYPGLVSRIAVSIGDPVKKGQLLASINSNESLQEYTLRAPFDGVVIEKHAGPGEFVSEQVLFTVADYSKLWADLQAFPERLGRVQRGQPVEIIAGEQSYRGAIGNLVPAANGAPFRRVRVPLDNHNGSWSSGIFVRGRVTVDEKPVAIAIDNRALQTLEGEPVIFVETRPNHFEARPVRLGLRGSEFSEVLGGIQAGERYVAENSYLIKAELKKSAAGHAH
- the radA gene encoding DNA repair protein RadA encodes the protein MAKKSKTAFVCNECGADYTKWAGQCNACGAWNSLSEVRLGPAHTDSRAANFTDAQAGYAGAAGQGKVQKLSEIDLSELPRIPTNASELDRVLGGGLVPGSVVLIGGHPGAGKSTVLLQTLCHLSQKLPALYVTGEESLQQVAMRAKRLGLPADHLQMLSETNVEQICLTAGEVKPKVMVVDSIQVMHMAEVQSAPGSVAQVRESAAYLTRFAKQTGTALILVGHVTKDGTLAGPKVLEHIIDCSIMLEGTHDSRFRTLRAHKNRFGAVNELGVFAMTEQGLKEVSNPSAIFLQRADEIAAGSVVTSVWEGTRPLLVELQALVDDSSLGNPRRVAVGLDQNRLNMLLAVLHRHGGVLVGDQDVFINVVGGVKVMETSADLTLLMAVVSSFRNRTLDRDLMIFGEVGLAGEIRPVPSGQERLREAAKHGFRKAIVPAANRLKTDIEGLQVIPVKSLSEALNALDMA
- a CDS encoding efflux RND transporter permease subunit, encoding MIESILRFAIERRVLVLFSSLIIVALGLWSYQRLPIDAVPDITNVQVQILTEAPGYSPLESEQRVTYPVETALAGLPQLEYTRSLSRYGLSQVTAVFREGTDIYFARNLIANRLTSIRSQLPAGLEPTMGPIATGLGEIFLYTVSAAEDARQPDGASYDSTALREIQDWIIKPQLALVPGVTEVNAIGGFRKQFHVTPDPQKLLTFGVTMADVIAALQRSNQNRGAGFVEVGGNQLLVRSPGQLKSITDIESVVVKSAGGRERDEFLAPITVADIGSVAIGRELRTGAATENGRETVLGTVMMLLGENSRTVAADLGEALQKVQHSLPEGVKVEAVYDRTRLVDRAINTVQKNLLEGALLVIAVLFLMLGNLRAALITAAVIPLAMLATLTGMLGAGISANLMSLGALDFGLIVDGAVIIVENATRRLAQASHGRDSELPLRQRLDIVYTATNEVIRPSVLGVLIITLVYIPLFSLTGVEGKMFHPMAATVVMALLAAMVFCFTLVPAAVAVFLRGNIRERENVVVRSLTALYKPILTVALQLRWLVVSVALLLVVFCGWLATTLGSEFVPQLNEGDIATHALRIPGTGLEQAVKMQKELDVSLGNVPEVARVFSRIGTPEVATDPMPPNVADTFITLKPQSEWPDPKLRREELIERLKAAIEVVPGNNYEFTQPIEMRFNELISGVRADLAVKLYGDNLAQLRRSAGEILAQVQQVEGAADARLEQVEGLPVLSITPRRMSLAQYGMGVQTLQDYVATAIGGTSAGLMYSGDRRFELMVRLPEDIRQNIGELSSLPVPLAQGGFVPLEEVADLKWTESPAQVSRENGKRRLVVTANVRGRDLGSFVQAVQERVESEVEIPAGYWLDYGGTFEQLQSAADRLSIVVPVTLLMILLLLMVAFSSLRDALIIFTGVPLALTGGVLALWLRDMPLSISAGVGFIALSGVAVLNGLVMLSFIRERWRESGELYTSIVDGAMLRLRPVLMTALVASLGFVPMALNTGTGAEVQRPLATVVIGGIISSTLLTLLVLPVLYRWVHERSRKFSPAAVEG